The nucleotide sequence taaaatgaataaatcgaCGGTCTTGTTTTCATCGGACAATGTTCCGGTTTCAatgtatttcaacatttcaccaaaCACTTCTTTGTTTACATCGGGAATCTTTATTTGGGTGATGTTTCCTTTTTCCGGTGTTCTTTCGAAGAATGCAGCAAAAGTTGGACTGTATGCGGCCAAAGTAGCTTTATGAACCAAGTAATTCTTACCCTTGACTGAAATTAAGACGTTCTTGCATTTGTCCTTTCTATACAGTATGGCGAACTGTTCTAAACGTTCGCTTTTTGAGGTGTTATCTTGAATAGAAATAATTGTAGAGTCGTCAATGTTTGTGTATGTTAAGTTGAGTCGAATGGTTAATTTGTTGCCGggtaaaatatgtttttttttcaaaccaacaGGCATACACATAATGCGTATATTCTTGCAACCATATTTATCAATTGGCCTCGTTGTACTTGTTGTTGCTGCTGtacgattttttaattctttttgtGTGCAATTCAGAAAACAAATCTCActttttacgagtaatttagtaTCTGCATGATCCGGTATAAAAACTAGGCATACACAGATTCCCACGAGGACGTCGCTCCCAGGCTTATAAAGTTTATCATAGGGCAAACAGAACAAACGCCATTTACATTCGTCGTTTGTGATGGATGAAAACTTGCACGATTTTAGGAACTCCTTTTTCGTTATATGGAAATCTAATTCGTCTATTGTCCAACTAAAGTCGACTTTATGAATCTGAGTCGTTGTGTGGTGATGGATTTCAGTTGGCAAACAATCTGATTTCGGGTTGAGTTGTTTGTTCTGGAAAGAAATGTCGAAATTATTCGGAGTCGTGAAGGATTATGAATAGAGTATTTGTTATGCGTTGCACAGGAATTCTCTACTTAAACGAATCCAATGTACTCGTAGATGGAATGAGCATGGCCCAAAACCgaggtaaccaaaatttcaaaatctaaatgtataggtacattttagatttttggcgatttttttaaaattaaaaaaaatcaacctagctcgattttgaatttttggcaattcgacataaaattaacaatttttggcaattcctgACCAAAAATAACGTAggaaattatgataatttttgcagaaaacagAGCTTCTTTTGCTATTTCTTGCGAGGATTTCTTTCCATTCTCGGTGAAAAAATGGatactttgaaaattacggACGAGAAAGATTCTTTTTGGCAACCATTTGgtgaaaaagtaacttttttgggaaaatgttgGCGTGAAGTGAGACGTTGACAGTTTTGGCGAAAAATCGAggcttttggcaatttttgtgcAGTTTTTGGATACAGGTGAGACATTTGAAGTTTGTTGCCAAGGAGCAACAATCGCAATATTTCGCaccatttttggcagaaagcgagatTTTGACAACATATTACAGAAATATTCAGAAAGCAAAATGTattgttgatttatttttcaaatttttttacagattcGAAATTGTTTTTGCCTATAAATCATTAAACTCGCGGTTGAAGTGAACACAAAAAGTGTAAAACTTACCTTTTTACGAGGCTTGATgctttcgaaaaatttagaaaaatacttttcacaaaccattttaaatatttgaaaatattcaaacagcacgaacgaaaatgaaaaccttgCTCTTGAATAAGCTAACTGTAAGGCAACTATAAATTATGGCGTTGAGTAATGTTTTACTTAAATTCTTAATCCTATCGTGTGATTTGAAATAGTGTAGATAATGTTCGATAAAACGTTACTTTTAGATAATTAGAGTGGTAGAAGCGAGGGATAAGGTCTCGGTCTAGAATGCTCCCTCCCTGCCTTTCTTCCCCTACTCTTTCCAACCAAAACCACATTTCGAGACCTTAggatattttttggtaaaaattcggGTCCGAAAATACACtctacgttttaaaaaaatggcctcaccgacaaaatggcggccattttaataCACAGGTCagacgaaatcgcagattttttttccaacatattcTTAGAACTCGCacggaattttttgaactggacgaagcttgattgaaagagcatgcaaaaattcatcaccag is from Planococcus citri chromosome 1, ihPlaCitr1.1, whole genome shotgun sequence and encodes:
- the LOC135845394 gene encoding speckle-type POZ protein-like; translated protein: MVCEKYFSKFFESIKPRKKNKQLNPKSDCLPTEIHHHTTTQIHKVDFSWTIDELDFHITKKEFLKSCKFSSITNDECKWRLFCLPYDKLYKPGSDVLVGICVCLVFIPDHADTKLLVKSEICFLNCTQKELKNRTAATTSTTRPIDKYGCKNIRIMCMPVGLKKKHILPGNKLTIRLNLTYTNIDDSTIISIQDNTSKSERLEQFAILYRKDKCKNVLISVKGKNYLVHKATLAAYSPTFAAFFERTPEKGNITQIKIPDVNKEVFGEMLKYIETGTLSDENKTVDLFILATEFNLGELQSKVIWFMHDKYQWRT